AAAAACTCATCTTTTACAAGCTATAGGAAATTTTAATCTAGATAGAGGAAAATCTATCATATATACGACAACAGAACAATTTATGAACGATTTTACTTACCACCTTAGAATGGGAACAATGGAGAGATTTAGAGAAAAGTATAGACAGTGCGATCTGCTTTTGATAGATGATGTACAGTTTCTTAGCAGAAAAGAGCAGACCCAAGAGGAGTTTTTTCACACATTTAACGAACTTCATAACAAATTAAAACAGATAGTTTTAACAAGCGACAAACATCCAAAACTAATTGCCGGACTTGAAGATAGATTAAAAAGCAGGTTTGAATGGGGTCTCATAGCAGATATCCAGCCTCCTGAACTTGAAACAAAAATTGCTATTATAAAGAAAAAATGTGAACTTGATGGAATAAGCCTCGATAATGAAGTTGTAAACTACTTAGCCGCAAAAATGGATAACAATATTAGAGAAATCGAAGGTATCATCATCAAACTCAACGCATACGCCTCTTTGATGAATCAAAAAATAACACTAGATTTCGCCAAAAGCGTACTAAAAGAGCAGATCAAAGAGCAGCAAGAAAATATTACTATGGAAGATATCATTAGAGTTGTATCCCAAGAGTTAAACGTAAAACCAAGCGAAATAAAAAGCAAATCAAGAAGCCGCCAGATAGTAAACGCAAGAAGAATCGTTATGTATCTAGCCAGAA
This Nitrosophilus labii DNA region includes the following protein-coding sequences:
- the dnaA gene encoding chromosomal replication initiator protein DnaA; the protein is MLGNQILDMLKDEITNIEYERYIKQLKYDEKSSKSDFAVYKAPNPLIANWVKTKYSKKIAQLYEIKTGVKPEVEIVVGKSDKKRKIISKKETQKSSTSTKLNPSYTFENFVVGSSNQFAYTAALSVAEKPGQLYNPLFIYGGVGLGKTHLLQAIGNFNLDRGKSIIYTTTEQFMNDFTYHLRMGTMERFREKYRQCDLLLIDDVQFLSRKEQTQEEFFHTFNELHNKLKQIVLTSDKHPKLIAGLEDRLKSRFEWGLIADIQPPELETKIAIIKKKCELDGISLDNEVVNYLAAKMDNNIREIEGIIIKLNAYASLMNQKITLDFAKSVLKEQIKEQQENITMEDIIRVVSQELNVKPSEIKSKSRSRQIVNARRIVMYLARNLTPNSMPALAQYFGMKDHTSVSHAMKKINEIMQKDENFKVQIEELTNKIKHQQ